The Pontibacter korlensis sequence TTACGACTCTGAAGACGCAGCTTTTTTCTCACTACAGTTTGTCTTCCTTAATGGAGAAGTGAAGATGAAAGGTACTTTGCCAGATGACTATTGGAAAAAAGTATACAAGCTCCTTATGCTAATTGACAAGCAAAATTTAACTAAGAGTGAGAACAGGCATTTTAGTACTACTGAAGACGTACTGCTTCCTCCTCCTCCTGCTCCAATAAGTGTACCTTATGACAGCTTAAACAAAAAGTGAAAACTACCTCTGCCAACAACACCTTTACGGTAGCTACGCCACCGCAAAGCCCAATCCGTTGATGGTTTGAAAATGTATAAAACATCAAGTGAGTAAAGAATGGAAACAAACTAAAATCCGGCAGGAAATAATAGTTACCACCTCTCTTCTCCTCACAAGAGCCACAGCATTTGGATGCACAAGCTCAACTGCTTTCTACTCATCGACAATACATACTGACAAAAATCAAAAAAGCCCCTCCAATTGGAGGGGCTTTTCTTTTAACCATTCTTTGGGTTCAGAATGTTATCAATCCTTACTATTGCATCATCAATATGATACCTGGTGAGGTCATTGCTGTAGCGATTGCGGGCGCTCTTTAACTGGCGCTGCAACTGTACTAGCTCCCCTCTCACGATGGAACGAATATCAGACTGGTTGATCTCAACCGGAGTACCGAAACGGCTGCTGCGGCCGGGTTCCTCGTTCAACAGATAAGCCATTCTATCCAGATAAGCTTTCTGCAGGTTTCTGCGATAGATGTCTACCGTAGCACCGCTGTATACTTCGCTCCAGATGCCACGCTGTAGTTGGCGCACCATATTCAGGGCGTTATACTTCACACCGTTAACCTCATTCTCCATCAGGCGGGCCATTCTATCCGGAGAAAGCAAGTTGTTCAGGTGTCGCGCTTGCAGGCTTCTTATACTTTCAGCATAATTAGCGTGGTGAGTATTACGGCTGATTTTAGATTGGTGTAGCCACTCTGGCGAAGAAAAGGCATTGCTCAGAAGCCAGTCCATAGACGCCACCTGCTCTTTGGCAGAAACCGGAGTATAAACAAAACCCTGCTGGCTTGGCTTCAGACGGTTCTCGCGTACACCACCTACATTGGTAACTACGTGGCCAATGTAGCGGCTCCACACGCCTAGTAGTTCGCCATAAAGCTCATCCAGGTCTTCATAGTCATTGGTTTGAGCTGCAGTCCAGTCGTATAGCTTCGGTGCCACAAGCTTTAGGTTTTTAAGGCCGTAGGTGCTGGCTTTTATTACATCGTCGCCTATACCCTCGGTCTGGCTTTGTGGGTCGTAACCACCGCTTCCGCTGCCAAACTGATAGATAGGGCTGCCGGATTTCTCCTCTATCCACTTGTTAAGTGTCGGAACTTCAGCTTCTGCATTTTTTGCCTCAGGCAGATAGCGATAGCCCCAGTTAATAACGTAATGGTCGTACGGCCCTAGCTGACGGATAAAGCGGATATTTTTATCACCTGGCTGAGCTACATAGTTGTAACGGGCGTAGTCCATGATAGTGGCAGCAATGCCATTCTTCTGCGTAAACTCGCCGTTGCGCAAAGAGTCAGTTGGGTAAGCCGCACTGGCTTTCATGTTGTGTGGCAAGCCAAGCGCGTGCCCTACTTCATGCGTTATTACCTCCTTCATCATCTCGCCCAGGTCCTCTATTGGAGTATTTAATGTACGTGCAGCAGGATTTGCAGCACCAGTCTCCAGCAAGTAGCGGTTACGGTAAGAGCGCAGGTGGTTATGGTACCAGATGATGTCACTCTCGATTATCTCGCCTGAGCGAGGGTCTGATACGCTTGGGCCTACCGCATTGCGGGTAGTGCTGGCCACATAGCGAATTACGGAGTAGCGTGCATCCTCAGGGCTGAAATCAGGATCTTCTTCCGGTGATGGAGGATCTTTAGCAAGAATAGCATTTTTGAAGCCTGCCGTTTCAAAGGCCTCCTGCCACTGCTCTACACCAGCTTTAATGTAAGGGCGTAGCTTTTCTGGCGTGGCTGGGTCAAGGTAATAAACAATAGGGTTAACAGGCTCCACCAGCTCACCACGCTTGTAAGCTTCAATATCTTTCGGTACTAACTTCCAACGGCGGATGAAAGATTTCTGGTCTGCTTTCAGGGCTTCTGAGCCATAGTCGTACTGGTTGATGTTGAAGTAACCTACGCGGTAATCGTTGATGCGTGGCTGCATTGGCACTTTTGGCAACAGCACCATCGATTGGTTCATGATGATACTTATTGAGCCTGTAGCAGAGTTTGATGGTGGCTCTGTGGCATCATAAGTAAAGTCCTGCTTCACTTCAATATTCAAGGGGAAACTTTTGGCACTCTGTATAAAGCTACGGCTGTCATCAAGCTTGCTCACTTTATACTGTTTGCGTAGGTCAGCATCCAAACCGCTGAATGCTTTTACATCACTCAAGAAGAACTTGGTTACATCGATCACATAACCTGCCGAATCCGGGGAAAGAGCAGCTATGTCGAATGCATAAATGGTAGGCTGGTAGTTATTAGCACGGACCGAAAGGCTAATAGCTAAAGAGTCTGCAGCATAAGCACTGTAAGACTTAGTCTTGAGTACGATTTTGTTCTCAAACTTCTGCCACTCCACCATCTGCTCGTTTACTGAAGAACCGGCATTTACGTATCCGCCACCAAGGCCCGAAGGCAGGTTAGCAAAACGGCTGATCCATAAGAAGTCGCGCTGCAGAAGCGAGTCAGGAATCTCATAGTAGTACTTATCGCCTACTTTATGAATAGTGAAGACTCCTTGATCAGATACAGCTTCTTTGGTGATAACATCGCTGTAATTTTTGAGGCCACTTTTAGGAGCAGGCTTACTCCTTTCCGTGCTTTCAGTTTTGGCAGCTGTAGAGCCCTGCTTCGCTACTTTGGTGCTGGAGCAGGATGTTTGGGTGAGAGCCATAAGCAGGGCGGCGCTTACGACGTGGTAGAACTTTGGCATTTACTGGTTGAATGATTAAACTTACATAAACCCACTAGTGCTTGTTAGTGGGTGTGATTATCCACTTTTAAAGGTAAGTTTAAATTCAGAAAGTAGCTATAGGTTAAGGCAGATTAGCCTGTGTTTACTCCTGTAGTAAAACTCGCTTTACAGCTTAGCTGCCTTGCAGCACACGTGCTGTTACCAGCAGTTGGCCCACATGCCGCTGTGTGTGCTCTGCCGCATGCACCAGAAGCCCCAGCACTGTAGAAGGTACTTGTTTGCGCCCCACACCTCTGGTCTCCAGCAAAGTATGCTCATCGGTTTGTCGCAACTGCTCCAAAGCTTTATCTACCTGCTGTTCGAATGCCCGCACCAGGTCCTGCACATGAAATACTTTGTCTGCGGGTTTCCCCTCCTCTTTCAGGGCATCTAACTGCGCCTGTGTCAGTTGTTCGTTACGGGCATAAGTAAATAATCGGTCGAGTACTCCCCGCAGGTGCTGCAAATGAAAACCCACCGACGCGACGCCGGCAGGTTTATTCCATAGCAACTCATCAGGGAAGTGCTGCATCTTTGCCTGCACTTCCTCGCGTGCCTGTAGCAGGGCATGTGCCACCGGCTGCAGCAGGCCCGGCATATCAGGCAAAGGACCACGCAGCCATACTTCCAGTTTTTCTTCTGGTGCCATTCTGTTATTTTGTTGTAGTAAGTCGAGTTTTGGTTTATCCTACTGTTACCACCACTTTGCCATTTGTTTTACGGGTTTCCACCTGCTGGTGTGCCTTAGGCATGTCTTCGAAGTCAAAAACATGCGACACATGCGCTCTTAAGTTTCCCTCCTTCAGCATCTCTGCAAGCTTGGCCATATCTTCTCCGCTGGAGTGTACCAGGTAGCTCTTCGCCTCGATATTGCGTTTCTTTGCCTCAGCCTGCACGGCTTCGGTAGCTCCTCCAAGTATAGAAATTATTTTTCCGCCTTCCTTCAGCGTCGCCAGCGATCTGCGGGTGTTTTCTTCACCAAGGGAGTCCAAAACAATGTCTGCATCCATTACCACATCCTCCACTCTATACTTGTGGTAATCTAACTGTTCATCAGCTCCCATGGCTCTCAGAAATTCGTGGTTCTCCGGCGAAGCAGTACCAATAACATTGGCCTTAAAGAATTTGGCAATCTGTACGGCAAAGTGACCTACACCTCCTGCTGCGGCATGTATCAGCACACGCTGCCCCGGCTGAATTCCCGCCTGGTCTACCAACGCCTGCCAAGCTGTAAGAGCTGCTAAAGTGGCTGCTGCGGCCTCGTGATGCGATATATTTTCGGGTTTATGCGCCAGGTGCGTTTCAGGAGCTACTACGTACTCAGCGTAAGCCTTACCATGCCCTGGAAAGTTGACCATACCAAACACCTCGTCGCCTTCCTTAAAGTATTCAACACCTTCTCCCACAGCTGCTACTTCACCGGAAATATCCCAACCTACAATAACCGGTGGAGTCTCATTTAACTTATTGTAAAAGGCTTTTCCCTCGCGTGTTTTGGTATCTACAGGATTAATGCTGATAGCCCTGACTCTTACCAGCACTTCTCCTTTCTGTGGTTTTGGAGTATCTATTTCCTGCAGCTTAAGGTTTTCTGCAGGCCCTGGTTCATTCAGAACAAATGCTTTCATAGTGTTAAGTTGATTGTTGAACAAAAACTTTTTTATACAACTTAGCCCGGGGCAAAAGGTTTTGTATATACCTCCTTCAACACTACACAGCAATTTCTACTTCCGCACTATAGTAGCTTCTTATCGCGGCGGTTCAGGTATTCCAGCACCACCACCACTGAGTCAAGATCTCCTTTAGCGTTATACTTGCTAATCCGCTCCAACTCACCAGCAACCAGACCTGCTCTAGTATCCTCGACCTTTCCCTGTGAGTGGGTAACTTCGTGGCACCAAGGCAGTGGCTTACCTGGCTGGCTGTAGAGGTACAGCTGTGGGTAATGGCGATGAACTGCCGTAACGGCTGTCATGAAAGCGCGTGGCTGTTGGAAAGGAGCTGCCGCGACAGCTATACTTTTGTACCCTTGTTCTTTAGCATGCCGCACCATACATTCTGCTTCTATGAGAGTGTGCAGCTTATCAATGTTTGCCGGAGCTGAAACGGCTTCCAGTTTTTCTGAAGGGACACCGTTTTGCTGCAGCTCCTGGTACCACCGCTCAAAGCCGGGGTAGCCACTAATTGGCTCCGTATGCATAAACAGTACTCTCTGCACTTGCGCCTGATCTACCAGATACTTAGCAGTTGCAAACACTGAAGACTGGTTATCTTCTGTTTGTCCGAACAGGAAAAGCGCGTCCAAGGGCTGTTTTGGGAGCGTATCGGCGAGTGTTCTAATAATAAGTTCTTCTAACATAGCCCCCTTATACGGCTGCTGCTCCTGCTGGATTTCCGTGTACTTTAAATCGGATTGTGTACCTTTGTGTTATGGCAGAAGAACAAAAAAACAACCCACTGCATGGAGTTACGCTGCAGATGATGCTGGAGCATTTAGTTGATGTGTATGGTTGGGAACACCTTAGCCACAAGATCGACATCAACTGCTTTAAGAATAACCCAAGCATAAAATCTAGTCTCACTTTTCTACGCCGAACTCCCTGGGCCCGCGAGAAGGTAGAAAGCCTATACCTATACACT is a genomic window containing:
- a CDS encoding zinc-dependent metalloprotease; its protein translation is MPKFYHVVSAALLMALTQTSCSSTKVAKQGSTAAKTESTERSKPAPKSGLKNYSDVITKEAVSDQGVFTIHKVGDKYYYEIPDSLLQRDFLWISRFANLPSGLGGGYVNAGSSVNEQMVEWQKFENKIVLKTKSYSAYAADSLAISLSVRANNYQPTIYAFDIAALSPDSAGYVIDVTKFFLSDVKAFSGLDADLRKQYKVSKLDDSRSFIQSAKSFPLNIEVKQDFTYDATEPPSNSATGSISIIMNQSMVLLPKVPMQPRINDYRVGYFNINQYDYGSEALKADQKSFIRRWKLVPKDIEAYKRGELVEPVNPIVYYLDPATPEKLRPYIKAGVEQWQEAFETAGFKNAILAKDPPSPEEDPDFSPEDARYSVIRYVASTTRNAVGPSVSDPRSGEIIESDIIWYHNHLRSYRNRYLLETGAANPAARTLNTPIEDLGEMMKEVITHEVGHALGLPHNMKASAAYPTDSLRNGEFTQKNGIAATIMDYARYNYVAQPGDKNIRFIRQLGPYDHYVINWGYRYLPEAKNAEAEVPTLNKWIEEKSGSPIYQFGSGSGGYDPQSQTEGIGDDVIKASTYGLKNLKLVAPKLYDWTAAQTNDYEDLDELYGELLGVWSRYIGHVVTNVGGVRENRLKPSQQGFVYTPVSAKEQVASMDWLLSNAFSSPEWLHQSKISRNTHHANYAESIRSLQARHLNNLLSPDRMARLMENEVNGVKYNALNMVRQLQRGIWSEVYSGATVDIYRRNLQKAYLDRMAYLLNEEPGRSSRFGTPVEINQSDIRSIVRGELVQLQRQLKSARNRYSNDLTRYHIDDAIVRIDNILNPKNG
- a CDS encoding DinB family protein, with product MAPEEKLEVWLRGPLPDMPGLLQPVAHALLQAREEVQAKMQHFPDELLWNKPAGVASVGFHLQHLRGVLDRLFTYARNEQLTQAQLDALKEEGKPADKVFHVQDLVRAFEQQVDKALEQLRQTDEHTLLETRGVGRKQVPSTVLGLLVHAAEHTQRHVGQLLVTARVLQGS
- a CDS encoding NADP-dependent oxidoreductase, producing MKAFVLNEPGPAENLKLQEIDTPKPQKGEVLVRVRAISINPVDTKTREGKAFYNKLNETPPVIVGWDISGEVAAVGEGVEYFKEGDEVFGMVNFPGHGKAYAEYVVAPETHLAHKPENISHHEAAAATLAALTAWQALVDQAGIQPGQRVLIHAAAGGVGHFAVQIAKFFKANVIGTASPENHEFLRAMGADEQLDYHKYRVEDVVMDADIVLDSLGEENTRRSLATLKEGGKIISILGGATEAVQAEAKKRNIEAKSYLVHSSGEDMAKLAEMLKEGNLRAHVSHVFDFEDMPKAHQQVETRKTNGKVVVTVG
- a CDS encoding VF530 family DNA-binding protein, which encodes MAEEQKNNPLHGVTLQMMLEHLVDVYGWEHLSHKIDINCFKNNPSIKSSLTFLRRTPWAREKVESLYLYTLRRIK